In Castanea sativa cultivar Marrone di Chiusa Pesio chromosome 6, ASM4071231v1, a single window of DNA contains:
- the LOC142639051 gene encoding histone H2A.6, which produces MAGRGKTLGSGAAKKAQSRSSKAGLQFPVGRIARFLKAGKYAERVGAGAPVYLAAVLEYLAAEVLELAGNAARDNKKTRIVPRHIQLAVRNDEELSKLLGDVTIANGGVMPNIHNLLLPKKTGTSKATGGDDDS; this is translated from the exons ATGGCGGGTCGGGGCAAAACTCTCGGATCTGGAGCCGCCAAGAAGGCCCAGTCTCGGAGCAGCAAGGCGGGTCTCCAATTCCCCGTTGGGCGTATCGCTCGGTTCCTCAAGGCCGGCAAGTACGCCGAGCGTGTCGGCGCCGGCGCTCCGGTTTACCTCGCTGCCGTCCTCGAATACCTTGCCGCCGAG GTTCTTGAACTCGCTGGAAATGCAGCAAGGGACAACAAGAAGACAAGGATTGTGCCACGCCACATTCAGCTTGCAGTCCGAAACGACGAGGAGCTCAGCAAGCTTCTTGGTGATGTGACGATCGCCAATGGTGGTGTCATGCCCAACATCCACAACCTTCTTCTTCCCAAGAAGACCGGGACCTCAAAGGCCACCGGTGGAGACGATGATTCTTAG